The nucleotide window tctctcccaatAATATCACCAAAAATCGACAAAAAAGTAGTTAGCATTTTTATATTATGATTTAAAAATAGAGTTTGGTGATTTCTCCTCTCGACTTGCCACGTTTCTTGATTCTCTAATTGATTCCTCACATGAGATATTTGGCTAATGCTAATCAAGTTTCCAAGTTtcagagaaaataaataaataaataaatgagtgTTCATATTATCATACAATTATATGATCCCAAAATTCCCTTTGTACACATTTGTGtatgcattaaaaaaatatataaatccaTCAATAATTTTGATTTAGAAAAGTAAGTCGCTATCTGTCTCAAGTCTTAATTTGATGAATATATATCCCAACATTGCATCATCCAAATGAAGTCAAAAGTACAAATAAAGACGTAACTTGGAAATGCTATGCTCACAATATTATCTTATCTCTTAGATTCATATGGTCACGACCTTCTCACTTTTTCATACTTTGCCTCCGTCCCGTAATAATTGAAATAGAAATTATTAGAATGTTCCAATATCACAGAAAGTCTAAAAAGTTATCCTCTGTGAGTCTGGATtcacattttcatttcatgttGTTTATGTGAATCTGGATATGGAATCGGAGACCATCCAAAAATTTAAGCAGACTTAGacttgaatattatatatctatatagaGGCAATACATGACAAATAGTTCAAAAGTTATACGAGGAAAAAATATGGTGCCATGGATGTATCCTATATATAactgcactttttttttttacgtcAATATGTTTTAACCACTTGATGTAGggataaatgctcttaaccacttgaactGCTTGCGTTTGAATATTCTTACATAGTTTAAGTATTGTTATATATGCTCGTGTAAATAATTGACTTCGCCTATCATATGAAAATTAAGGATGATCATATAGATTAATTTTCAACAGTCAACTCAAAATGTACACGGTCTACTAACTAGGTGATGTTCATCTCACCCCGCCCTACGCATTAAGACTAAATCATGTCCATTCTCCTTTCTTtagttattttatattttttaaaaggtttttttGTTACATATGTTAAAGATTTCTCATCATATTTCGTTTATAATAAGACACACACAAActtgaatatgagaaattctAACCCTTTTAAAATCTGTGGATTTTGCCAAACTTGAGGTTTGAAATGGCACCAACGACATTGTGGTTGGTGAGTATTGAAAGTTAATTTGAAAGAGAGGCAAACTACTAGAGACTATATGGTATCAATAACTATTCAGTTGTAATTTAGGACCACTCTACATATAATTACTCATATTGCTTGAATAATTGTGAATAAATATGACTGCACTTCTAGAAAACTGCAGAATACTCTAGAAAatcaactttttattttctgcatGCATAGCTGTGAAaccttttgattttgatatggCTGGTTTTATAGGCACCTTTTGATTAATAAGTTGGGGAAAGTCACTCGTCCAAATAAGTACAGCCTTCAGGTCCATTCAAAGAgtctatatatacatgtacTACTTTAAGTTAGACTACAAAATGGGTAACCTTCGCTTAATTAAAGACTAGTCTAAAAGGGATTAGTTGGCAAAGCTTGCTCACAAGTTTTAAATGGTTGTAGAGTTAAGATTGATGCTCGTGTTTGTTAGATAGTTTGATATGTTATATATACGGATTTATTATTAATCGATTTGGTGTTTATTCTCATTTATCTCACTCTATAAACGatgaaattaaacttatttttcaaaagtgatAAGAAACATACCCTAACATATGACACAAGAAAGTTTAGCATATCCTCTTAAAAATAAAGCCATAGAAGCATCGCATGAGACATGCTTCGTGCACCTCCTCAAGCTTAATATAGTTGCACATAGATAAGCCCCTCAAGCTTAATATAGTTGCGCATGACAGTGTTGGCCTCCTCATTTAAGATTATAAAGTCATTTactattataaattataaattttggtCTTTTCTAATCTAAAAATCCTAACTCCGCACTTCTCTTGTTCCCATTTTTCCTGTGTCCTCCCCGTCACCTATCTCAATTTTTTGACACCTCCGTTAACATAACAGTGTTAACAGCCTGGTCCAAACAATCGCAAGATCTCCTTTCCTCCCCATTTCTACCACAATTTGCGAAAGGTTTTGGTGGCTAGTGTTATTGTAAAATATGTAATTAGCATACAAAACTTTCTTGTATGGAATCAACCCAACAAGTGcagaccaacaaaaaaaaaaaaaaaaaaaaaggaatcatCCCAACAAGTGGTGGCGAACataatttattgcaaaaaagaaaatacccaTATTAGTTGTGTCTCATATTTactcaaaaacaaatttatattCATATTTCCATTTATTCTTCCATTCCATTCCAAAGTTAGTAGTGTCTCTGAGTTATATGTGATGACTTTGAAAAAGCCACTAAATGTGTGTATTATTTTCATAACACAAAGTACTACCTCAAACGTCAACGGCATAATTccaatcaaaaataaaatttaatggtATAATTTTTTAGAAAAGGGGTTGAAACTTGACCGactaataaattattttgttgagGTTCAATGCTTGCTTGCcctaattttataaacaagaaaaatgctTACCAAATGCGAACAAATAAAGCTTGCCGTGTTGACATAAGATTCAATTCAGCATGGCATGCAATTACTTGCAGAGtaacacaaagaaaaagttaggtcgaatattaaagaaaaagtttatAGAGTTTGAAAAAATTGTAGTGAGAGACGGTGGAATTTAATAAGACAGCATTGAGAGAGCAGAAAAACAttatattgaagaaaaagagtactCTACCTTATGATACATTTGGTAGGGAAATATTCATTATTGATAGGGGCTAGGGTTGGACCAAGATGGTGGCCAAATTAAGATCCCCCGTCGGGTTGGATTGGATcaccaaaattaattaatataggAGTTACAATTTTGTCAAAGCAAAGGAAATAAGTGGTTTTAATTTCCACTTTCTGCttttggtttatgaaaaaagaagCTTGAGGATAGgaaatcaattgttttttcatgtttggtaagttcaTGACATGGGAAGCGGTTGCTTGGCACATGGAAAAATAGGAGGGGAAATGTAACTCTCCTCCCCCtttatgttttcattttcccttctCCTGAGAAACTTTGGGAAAATGGGCCAgtattaaatgcacatttttcatgaccattttgtctcttttaacaatttagaattacaatatagcattaaatgcattcttttttttatatttgatttcatatgggtataattgaaaaattaaacaaactttgttttatattccaatgcaaaatgcaaaacaaacatagaaaatgaaataaagtggtATTTCCTGATTACTTTCCTAACTTTAGAAAACATGGGAAagaaatcttcaatttctcataCCTTGGAGAAAGGACATGAGAAATTATTCCCATCAAATCTTTTCCGCGAACCAATGGGAATCTTGAATCATATCTGCAAGCATTTGTATTAGGTCTTTCACGTTCGTTAAAGGTTTGAACATAGAGCGATAAAATTTACAGCTAGACAATACTCGAGTTTTCTTATTGGACCAAATTCCCACCAATCATGTTTACTTACTTGGAATGAGAGAAGTAATTAAGGAATCGGAGAACTTAGAGAAAATAAGGGATTTGAATTGAATCAACTAGCCTCTTTAGTTGATCTAATTCCTAATTTTGACGATATTGCATTACTATTTTCAAAATGAGACCCATATATTGTCTGGTTCCATatgtattaataaaaaatgggAAAGTTATTaactaaaataattatatttcttCTCGTAGCCATTCCCGATAAGTTAACATATCATTTTTCTCAAGCTCTTAATTGGCAAGACAATTTAATCGGTCTTGCAACATTATTTTCAAGGCAGCTACTTGTTTATATCTTAATACAATATGTTATATTGTACTTCAAAGTTTTGGTCCTTGACCAACTAAATTAGTCAAAGATCGCAAATATAACTCTAACGCTGAAGACCTACTAGAAGCATAGGACATCTCACTTTGTCAAAGGTTGAGTCCTCCTTTAGGACATTATTAGCCTTCAAGtaccattttattttaagggTAATtctgcacccaaaaaaaaaaaaagggtatttGGAGTGCTCAATGCAAGTAAGAACATCCACAATAGGATGGTGTATAAGGAggtgtatgttaaatatacacCATTTGTAGCCGGAATCATCTCTAATGGGAAGATGTAAATggttataaaaatatatcacAACCATTGAGATGTAAAATTAGATGCACATTTGCATCTTTTTTTACATCCTTTGCAGGCGGGAgtcacaagaaaaaaagagaatgagAAGGATTGGAATTCAAAATGAAAGGCCTAGATTTCATGCATTTTGCATTGCACTTCCAATGGCCCAGATTTCTACATagatatttttatgttagttTGTAGGTAAAATCATATGCTctccaaatttaaatttttttaggtccatttatttggaaaaataaaataaatctaacaacatgcacaaaattaattttaaaaaataaaaacatacaaaaaaaacacacataaAAGAATTATCACAAACAAATCGAATATGCATCTTTGGATTTACATTGTTTCTCATTGGAGCAAAAAACATATTCACACCCCTAAAGGTGTAAAGGGAATGTAAAAATGGCTTTACACCCCCGAAAATACACCCCCcactgtggatgctctaagaTTCAGATTTGGCACGACTGACCTTCTTCCGACTAGGCTTCCTCCTCCAACTACTCTCACCTGTCCTCTCCTTTGACTAATGAagaccattttattttttttgtcttttcttcattcttctccTAAAGAATTCTGTTCAGCCAATGGTTTTGGCATATGATCTTATGCAAACGGTTTCCAGTTTTCCACCCTTAAGTTTTCTCATTATACTAGGTTCCAAAAAATTTGTCCTCGTTAATTTTTgggctaaatatttttttggaattCAATGTGGTCAATGAGAAAAACATTTAACCAAATTGGTCACTGTATTTctaaaatttacaatttatagacatttcattatcttttgttaagtgtactttttattttttattttttaggaaGCATCTTCAGTCTTCTTCCTCTAACTCAACAAATTAGGGTATATTGAGCTATTAGGGTTTaacaaattggggaaaatCTTGAgttgaaatcaaaattatgaggtataagaaaaaaaaaaaaatccaaaccaaattaaaataaaatcaacaacttaccaatattttttggtgTTCTATCACCTTGAGTACGTCTCCTTGTCATCCGAAGTGACAATACAATTCTCACTCAATTGATTCAGGCTTCAATATAGCATCCAATCCATGACCTTATACCTCACAATTTCTATTTCAATCCAAGatttttcctaatttgttAAACACTAATAGCACAATATACCCTAATTCATTGAGTTAGAGGAAGAAACTAAACGTGCTTCCTAAAAAAGAAACTGAATGTGCTTcctaaaaagagaaattgcaCTTAACGGAATGTCTAAACATTGTAAAGTTTGGAAAACACAATGACcaatttagctaaattttttttttttcaatgaccaaattgaattttcatgtAAAACCAGTGACCAAAAAGGTATTTAATccttaatttttaaacatttttttttctttaaaacctAAACTATATACAAAACATACCAGCTATGGTTGCAATCACCACCttcgttttcttttgttaattaaaaaaatttatcagtTATCTTAAAAGGTTttgaacaaattaataaaataagcgGAGATACAAGTACCATACAGAATTTGCTTGTGTGAATAACAAAAACTTGATGCAAATTATGCAATTGATCCGTTCTACatatatgttaatttttgGGATTTCTGTAAATTGAAAAGCTTGAAGATACAAGTGTCCTGAGCAGGGCCTAGGATAGGACTTGATAGGCAGCAGTCTGCAGTTCGAACTCAGAATAATGATATTCGGGTTATAGATAAAATCAAGACAAATTGTTTGAACTGTTTTTACAACTTACAACAAATGAAACCTACAATCGTGCCTTTCTCACAAGGTTGCCATCAACATGGCACGGATTTTGGCTCTGAGATCATCCGAGACCTCAGTAGCTTGAGAGGGCTGGGATGGAGCTCTTCCAATTTGATGCGACTTCGAAAAATCCACAAAAGCTTCCCTATTAGCATGATCACCCTCACTAGCTTTTGATTGATCTACCTTTGTATAGATCTCCCCTTCTTCTAAATCCGCTTCTTTTTCAGGCTCGGGTTTCCTATGCTTTCCCGATCTGCTGCGGTGCAGATGCTCATCCTCGGAGGAGTTATCGTGCTTATGCCGCCGCCTATAATGCTGGTGCTCATCATCAGAAGAGTCACTATGCTTATACCTTCGTCGGGAAATCCGATGCTCATCATCAGAGGAACTCTCATGCCTATTCCTTTTTCGAGGCTGATGTTCATCATCAGAGGTATTTCTCTTATGCCTCCTCCGCGTGTGCCGATGCTTCTCATCATCATAACTGTCATGCTTACGATGGCGCCGAGAATCTCCATCCTTAGAAGAGGAATGCCTTCTGTGTTTATGCCTATCCCTACTATGTTCTGAAGAATGATGAGACCGACGCTTCTTCCTTGAGTGTTTGTGACCccttttatcttcttcttcctctgccTCTTGTTCTAAATCAttgtcactttcttcttctccttcatgcCTTTTAGATCTGGCACGGTAGCTCCTCTTTGATCGCCGCTCGTTACAATCATCAACAGAATGCTTCTTCTCAAACTCCTCAACCTTATCTGAAATATCAGCTTCTAATGGAACTGAACtgccttctctttctttggcTGAAAGATTTACAACCTCATTACCTGAAGAGGAAATCCCAGATTCTGGTGGTTCAGCCGATAAGCCACGCAATGATTCACTTTTCAATGGTGCAGATCCACTTTTTATCATGGCTGCAAACATCTTTGCTCGTTTCAATCTCTCAGCCTTCAGTTTCTGCTCTCTGGTCAAGGATGCTTCAGAGGAATCAGCCTCATTTGCGGCTGCAAGTGCAGCCGTCTCTGCAATAGCCTTGGCAACAGGGACGGGAATGTGAGGCTCCCCAGaaaaattttccttttgaacGGAAGTTTGAAGTTGAGATGTATGTAGACTCCCCGAGCTCAAATCTCGCCCACCCTCATTGCTATGGCCTTGACCTATACCACTCGATGACTTTGGGAATATCTCTAGACCCGGATTCTTGATGCCTCTTGTGGCTGCCTGAAGAATAGCTGCAGCTGTATCCAGACTGACTCCAGACTGAGGTTCGCTAGCTTTAGAAGGCGGATCATGTCCATCCTTCTTTAACTTGCTAATTACCATCTTAAATTTCTCTTTCCTGTCATAATCAAAAGGTAGATCATGACCAGCAGATCCTGATGAGGCGGTATCACCTTCCTTAGCAGTTTTCTTGTCCACTACATGCCCGACTGACTCATGCTTCTCAGAAACCAATCCTTTGCCAGGTAACTTGGACTGCAGGAAAAGAGACAGTCATAAATATCAGTAATATGGAAACTATACAGCATCAATCAGTCAGATACTAACAAAGGATGTGAAGGAAGAATGACATAAACAAACCTAAATTTTCACAACATAGATTTAACCTCTATATGCGCTAAAAAATTAGACTTCAAAAAATTACCACTATCAAACTCTCTGGTAACTcacaaaatccaaatttacATATTCTCACAAACAGCAATGTTCCAATGTACACAGATTTGCATCTACTTAAAGACCCTTGGATTGCTAGTAAACCATATGCAGGCTGGCAACCCGACGGCTTTTAGGTAGACATACATCAGTTCTTGTGTGCAATGGAGAGTTACTCTTCttatcaaatataaatttaataacTTCCAACTGATATCCAAAATGTACATGAATGATAAACAACACAAGGCAGTTTAAGAAAATAGCCTACTAATACAAGACAACATATAGAGGAACATATGCACCCTAAATAGAATAGCTGGATGATTCACAAATTTGGGGGCAAAGGCACCCAgaattctttcatttttatcaaaaagAAACTCAATCAAAAAgcataaaatcattaaagaCATTACAGGATCAGCACATACGCACCTCCTGAGCTTTTTGAAGAACTGTTAAATAGTAAGAATGATACTGGTTGGATGGCATAAGGAACAGAAACCTTCCATGTTTACAATTCTGTTCAATCAAAACAGCTTCAAATTCTCTACCGTTTTTCAATATGAACTCAACTATTTTCTCAACCACTTTCTTTTGATCAGGCGGTGGCTCCAAAATGGGTAGTTCAACCTTGGGTGTGCTAGGCATAGCAGGAGCATGTGACTTATTGGCAGCAGTGGAAACCAATCCTGAGGCATCACTTCCTTTCTTCGTCCCACTAATAGCTCCACCTTTAACTGTGCTAACCGTGCGATTATGTTTAATGACattaactttttctttcaaaggaATACATGGACTCTTGGAAACAATATCATTTTTCCCAGCTATATTTCCAGAAGATTCTATCTGTTCTGATCCATGAGGAACAGATGCACTAACAGCATTAACAGCTTCGACGGACTTGAGCTTTCCCAATTCAGGTGCATCCTCAATTATACCATCCTCATCCTCTCCAGACCCATATACAGAACCAAGCAAAGACAATGCGCCACCTGTCTGGTCAATCCCACCATcagctttcttctcttcatctagaGATTTTCCATCAGTATCATACTCCAGGAGTTCTTGGTGATCGACAAGAAACCTAAAGTAGGCATGAAGATGATGGTCAGGCATCAAGAACCCAAACGTAGGATTGTCTCCTTGTTTCACCCTCAAAATAATTTCTGATTGCCCACCATGCTTGGAGACGAATGTAGCAGTTCTTGAAATGATCTGATGTAACTTTTCTGTTGGAGGCTAAGggagaaaaaacagaaaagaaaaaaaaaaaatctttcagAATATGGAGAAATTCCACAAATGCAGATTTCacctcaaaataaaaagacaaataAATACCGCAAAAGAATACCTAAAATAAACACTCAGAACCTCACATATGTCAGATAACCACAAATATCAGAAAACACAACTCTACCAAGATATGTTTCTTCCAATTTGCTCACAAGCAGTAAAGATTCAGTAAATTTCTACAATCCTAATCCCACCTGCACAGCCCCTTGGGTCACAAGAACCGCATGCCTTCTCCGAGCATCTGAAACTTAGACATGGTAAGCCTTAGAATAACACATGTACCCTAGCAATTATCATCTTGCAGCATTTGTTAACcatcaaacaaacaataatATCCAGGTCATATGAAGTTGTACAGAGACAAATAGGAAACATGAGGGAGTAGGCTTACAAGGTTTTGAATTAAGCTTTCCGGCACTGGAAAGGCTGGTTGAAAAACAGGCTCAGTATCATTATTCTTCTGCTCAGTGAACTCATCTGGGTTTCCATATGAGAAGCCAACAGTATGATAGCCACCAGCATCTGCCTGTTCTGGATCATTACCTGTATCTGGACATAAAAGGCTTAATAATCATAATCTCTTACAAACATCAATTTTACCCGAAGCGGCGTCATTGATACACACAGCCAACTGGCACAAAACATGGaggcaaaagaaaataacaataaaagctACAGTTAGATCAGAAATATTCTTACTCGTGTCTCTGATATATGCAACTGTTGCAAATTATATTCCATCCTGcaaactgaaaaaataatgcaaaaacAATAGCACTAATACAAGATAGTCACCAAACTCCGTCTCTCAATCATAGTCTTACACTCAGCCCCAAGAAaatgaggcaagaaaagaacaccTCTTCTCAGGATCTGGCTCATTTCCAATTGCGATACAAAACAAGAGGGCCAATGAATCAAGACCTAAGGTCTATGTGGGGCATATTCTTCTGAGGGGTCTTCATAAAGCAAAGTCCACACTTAATTCAATCGCCATGAATTCTATTACCATCTGATAGTTGCACGCCAAATATCAAGCTAAGCCCACAAATCCCTTCTTTATTTTCAGGCAGATAAATGTTTGTATTCATGTAGCAACCAAACAATTTTTACGTATTTATTGGATTCTCGGCAAGTTAAAACCACATTACCAGGCAGGAAAATCTTAAAAACCAATGCATTTCAAGTGCAAAAactattttgattttaatgaAACCTTACTAAGCACCAAACAAAACAGCAGCATGGCAAATTCATCTATAAAGCataaaactaatgcaactattTCCCGTGTGCTATCTTGACAAACTAATTTTTAGCCCTTAATTTTCCTCTACAATATCCCTCTTCTCAGAAACCATACAATATCTACCAAATAACAAATCCTGAATATGAAAGCGATTGCTTCACCACTCTCTTCCCTTAAAAGTATCATTTCCTTATGTTTCAATAACCAAAGCTTAACTAATTCAATGCAGACCAATCCAGactataataataaaaaaacaattacttaaattcaaaataaaagctGACAACTTTTTCACTGATTTTGACTAATTTACCTTGTTCTGGTTCTTCAGACGGTGACGGTAAATCGAGGTACCGCTCCTGATCGAGCTCGAACTCGAGAGCGGCATCAGGTTGAGGCGGCGGCGAGGAGGATGAACGCGTGAGATGT belongs to Prunus persica cultivar Lovell chromosome G4, Prunus_persica_NCBIv2, whole genome shotgun sequence and includes:
- the LOC18779743 gene encoding splicing factor, suppressor of white-apricot homolog, which produces MDLEVVGRHALFFDDDASASFVNSRDALVEWNSLFIDRYDVRHLLSGPLPPITRRRHLTRSSSSPPPQPDAALEFELDQERYLDLPSPSEEPEQDTGNDPEQADAGGYHTVGFSYGNPDEFTEQKNNDTEPVFQPAFPVPESLIQNLPPTEKLHQIISRTATFVSKHGGQSEIILRVKQGDNPTFGFLMPDHHLHAYFRFLVDHQELLEYDTDGKSLDEEKKADGGIDQTGGALSLLGSVYGSGEDEDGIIEDAPELGKLKSVEAVNAVSASVPHGSEQIESSGNIAGKNDIVSKSPCIPLKEKVNVIKHNRTVSTVKGGAISGTKKGSDASGLVSTAANKSHAPAMPSTPKVELPILEPPPDQKKVVEKIVEFILKNGREFEAVLIEQNCKHGRFLFLMPSNQYHSYYLTVLQKAQESKLPGKGLVSEKHESVGHVVDKKTAKEGDTASSGSAGHDLPFDYDRKEKFKMVISKLKKDGHDPPSKASEPQSGVSLDTAAAILQAATRGIKNPGLEIFPKSSSGIGQGHSNEGGRDLSSGSLHTSQLQTSVQKENFSGEPHIPVPVAKAIAETAALAAANEADSSEASLTREQKLKAERLKRAKMFAAMIKSGSAPLKSESLRGLSAEPPESGISSSGNEVVNLSAKEREGSSVPLEADISDKVEEFEKKHSVDDCNERRSKRSYRARSKRHEGEEESDNDLEQEAEEEEDKRGHKHSRKKRRSHHSSEHSRDRHKHRRHSSSKDGDSRRHRKHDSYDDEKHRHTRRRHKRNTSDDEHQPRKRNRHESSSDDEHRISRRRYKHSDSSDDEHQHYRRRHKHDNSSEDEHLHRSRSGKHRKPEPEKEADLEEGEIYTKVDQSKASEGDHANREAFVDFSKSHQIGRAPSQPSQATEVSDDLRAKIRAMLMATL